The following coding sequences are from one Molothrus aeneus isolate 106 chromosome Z, BPBGC_Maene_1.0, whole genome shotgun sequence window:
- the ZNF131 gene encoding zinc finger protein 131 isoform X2, producing the protein MEAEETMECIQEFPEHYKVILDRLNEQREQDQFTDITLIVDGHHFKAHKAVLAACSQFFHKFFQDFTQEPLVEIEGVSNMAFRHLIEFTYTAKLMVQGEEEANDVWKAAEYLQMLEAIKALEIRNKENSSPLESNEAQGKNKPKKRKIAETSNVITETLPSAESEPVEIEVEIAEGTMKVEDDSIETLEEVASAEQSIKYIQSTGTSDESALALLADITSKYRQGERKCQMQEEGDSATDPSCKQEHMKTHSTENYKCDICNKRYLRESALKQHLTCYHLDEGGASKKQRPGKKIHVCQYCDKQFDHFGHFKEHLRKHTGEKPFECPNCHERFARNSTLKCHLTACQSGAGAKKGRKKLYECQVCNSVFNSWDQFKDHLVIHTGDKPNHCTLCDLWFMQGSELRRHLKEMHNISELLVTEEVLPVEAMEAEPVTSMTIIEQVEQVHVLPVIQVQVDPAQVTVEQMHQDLIQDNQVKGTQMEELQEQVQISYLEVEHIQTEQGAEVHVEQLHVEHVNQIQMEEVQAELIDGTDLEQVEYRSVDQGEAEEKDHNEADDADKEHHEQAEDLETQQLVDTQNAKVDE; encoded by the exons ATGGAAGCTGAGGAAACGATGGAATGTATCCAGGAATTCCCTGAGCACTATAAAGTTATTTTGGATAGGCTGAATGAACAACGTGAGCAGGACCAGTTTACAGATATCACTCTGATCGTCGATG GTCACCATTTTAAAGCTCATAAGGCAGTTCTTGCTGCCTGTAGCCAGTTCTTCCACAAATTCTTCCAAGATTTCACTCAGGAGCCTTTGGTGGAGATTGAAG GTGTAAGTAACATGGCATTTCGTCACCTAATTGAGTTCACCTATACAGCAAAGCTAATGGTACAAGGTGAGGAAGAAGCAAATGATGTTTGGAAAGCTGCAGAGTATCTACAGATGCTGGAAGCAATCAAAGCACTTGAAATCAG GAACAAAGAAAATTCATCACCCTTAGAATCAAATGAAGCACAAGGTAAAAATAAACCGAAAAAGAGGAAGATTGCTGAAACCTCTAATGTTATCACAGAAACACTGCCATCTGCAGAATCAGAGCCTGTTGAAATTGAGGTTGAGATTGCTGAAGGGACGATGAAAGTGGAGGATGACAGCATTGAAACCCTTGAAGAAGTAGCTTCTGCAGAGCAATCCATAAAGTACATACAGTCAACAGGTACATCAGATGAATCTGCTTTGGCTCTTTTGGCAGATATCACCAGCAAGTATCgtcagggagagagaaaatgcCAGATGCAAGAAGAAGGTGATAGTGCAACTGACCCCTCGTGCAAACAG GAACACATGAAAACACACTCTACTGAGAATTACAAATGTGACATATGCAATAAAAGATACCTACGAGAGAGTGCTTTGAAACAGCACCTCACCTGTTACCACCTTGATGAAGGTGGTGCCAGCAAGAAGCAAAGACCTGGCAAGAAAATACATGTATGCCAGTACTGTGACAAGCAGTTTGACCATTTTGGGCATTTTAAAGAGCACCTTCGGAAGCACACAG GTGAAAAACCCTTTGAATGTCCAAACTGCCATGAACGTTTTGCTCGGAATAGCACACTGAAATGTCACCTGACAGCCTGTCAGTCTGGAGCTGGTGctaaaaagggaagaaagaagctGTATGAATGTCAG GTTTGTAACAGCGTATTTAACAGCTGGGATCAGTTCAAAGACCACTTGGTAATACACACTGGTGACAAACCCAACCACTGTACCTTATGTGATCTGTGGTTTATGCAAGGCAGTGAGCTGAGAAGGCATCTCAAAGAAATGCACAATATTTCAGAACTATTAGTGACAGAAGAGGTTCTTCCAGTGGAAGCTATGGAAGCTGAACCAGTAACGTCAATGACTATAATAGAACAAGTTGAGCAAGTGCATGTCCTACCAGTAATTCAGGTACAAGTGGATCCTGCACAGGTAACTGTGGAGCAGATGCACCAGGATCTCATACAGGACAATCAAGTAAAAGGCACACAGATGGAGGAACTGCAGGAACAGGTGCAGATTAGTTACTTGGAAGTTGAACACATTCAGACTGAACAAGGTGCTGAAGTTCATGTGGAGCAGTTACATGTCGAGCATGTAAATCAAATACAGATGGAAGAAGTACAAGCAGAACTTATAGATGGAACAGACCTTGAACAAGTAGAATATCGAAGTGTTGATCaaggagaagcagaagaaaaggatcATAATGAAGCAGATGATGCAGATAAGGAACATCATGAGCAAGCTGAAGACTTAGAAACACAACAATTAGTGGATACACAAAATGCAAAAGTGGATGAGTAG
- the ZNF131 gene encoding zinc finger protein 131 isoform X1, protein MEAEETMECIQEFPEHYKVILDRLNEQREQDQFTDITLIVDGHHFKAHKAVLAACSQFFHKFFQDFTQEPLVEIEGVSNMAFRHLIEFTYTAKLMVQGEEEANDVWKAAEYLQMLEAIKALEIRNKENSSPLESNEAQGKNKPKKRKIAETSNVITETLPSAESEPVEIEVEIAEGTMKVEDDSIETLEEVASAEQSIKYIQSTGTSDESALALLADITSKYRQGERKCQMQEEGDSATDPSCKQVEGIEIVELQLSHMNNLFHCEKCNRSFKLFYHFKEHMKTHSTENYKCDICNKRYLRESALKQHLTCYHLDEGGASKKQRPGKKIHVCQYCDKQFDHFGHFKEHLRKHTGEKPFECPNCHERFARNSTLKCHLTACQSGAGAKKGRKKLYECQVCNSVFNSWDQFKDHLVIHTGDKPNHCTLCDLWFMQGSELRRHLKEMHNISELLVTEEVLPVEAMEAEPVTSMTIIEQVEQVHVLPVIQVQVDPAQVTVEQMHQDLIQDNQVKGTQMEELQEQVQISYLEVEHIQTEQGAEVHVEQLHVEHVNQIQMEEVQAELIDGTDLEQVEYRSVDQGEAEEKDHNEADDADKEHHEQAEDLETQQLVDTQNAKVDE, encoded by the exons ATGGAAGCTGAGGAAACGATGGAATGTATCCAGGAATTCCCTGAGCACTATAAAGTTATTTTGGATAGGCTGAATGAACAACGTGAGCAGGACCAGTTTACAGATATCACTCTGATCGTCGATG GTCACCATTTTAAAGCTCATAAGGCAGTTCTTGCTGCCTGTAGCCAGTTCTTCCACAAATTCTTCCAAGATTTCACTCAGGAGCCTTTGGTGGAGATTGAAG GTGTAAGTAACATGGCATTTCGTCACCTAATTGAGTTCACCTATACAGCAAAGCTAATGGTACAAGGTGAGGAAGAAGCAAATGATGTTTGGAAAGCTGCAGAGTATCTACAGATGCTGGAAGCAATCAAAGCACTTGAAATCAG GAACAAAGAAAATTCATCACCCTTAGAATCAAATGAAGCACAAGGTAAAAATAAACCGAAAAAGAGGAAGATTGCTGAAACCTCTAATGTTATCACAGAAACACTGCCATCTGCAGAATCAGAGCCTGTTGAAATTGAGGTTGAGATTGCTGAAGGGACGATGAAAGTGGAGGATGACAGCATTGAAACCCTTGAAGAAGTAGCTTCTGCAGAGCAATCCATAAAGTACATACAGTCAACAGGTACATCAGATGAATCTGCTTTGGCTCTTTTGGCAGATATCACCAGCAAGTATCgtcagggagagagaaaatgcCAGATGCAAGAAGAAGGTGATAGTGCAACTGACCCCTCGTGCAAACAGGTAGAAGGTATTGAAATTGTGGAACTTCAGCTGTCACACATGAACAATTTATTCCACTGTGAGAAATGTAACCGTTCATTTAAATTGTTTTACCATTTTAAGGAACACATGAAAACACACTCTACTGAGAATTACAAATGTGACATATGCAATAAAAGATACCTACGAGAGAGTGCTTTGAAACAGCACCTCACCTGTTACCACCTTGATGAAGGTGGTGCCAGCAAGAAGCAAAGACCTGGCAAGAAAATACATGTATGCCAGTACTGTGACAAGCAGTTTGACCATTTTGGGCATTTTAAAGAGCACCTTCGGAAGCACACAG GTGAAAAACCCTTTGAATGTCCAAACTGCCATGAACGTTTTGCTCGGAATAGCACACTGAAATGTCACCTGACAGCCTGTCAGTCTGGAGCTGGTGctaaaaagggaagaaagaagctGTATGAATGTCAG GTTTGTAACAGCGTATTTAACAGCTGGGATCAGTTCAAAGACCACTTGGTAATACACACTGGTGACAAACCCAACCACTGTACCTTATGTGATCTGTGGTTTATGCAAGGCAGTGAGCTGAGAAGGCATCTCAAAGAAATGCACAATATTTCAGAACTATTAGTGACAGAAGAGGTTCTTCCAGTGGAAGCTATGGAAGCTGAACCAGTAACGTCAATGACTATAATAGAACAAGTTGAGCAAGTGCATGTCCTACCAGTAATTCAGGTACAAGTGGATCCTGCACAGGTAACTGTGGAGCAGATGCACCAGGATCTCATACAGGACAATCAAGTAAAAGGCACACAGATGGAGGAACTGCAGGAACAGGTGCAGATTAGTTACTTGGAAGTTGAACACATTCAGACTGAACAAGGTGCTGAAGTTCATGTGGAGCAGTTACATGTCGAGCATGTAAATCAAATACAGATGGAAGAAGTACAAGCAGAACTTATAGATGGAACAGACCTTGAACAAGTAGAATATCGAAGTGTTGATCaaggagaagcagaagaaaaggatcATAATGAAGCAGATGATGCAGATAAGGAACATCATGAGCAAGCTGAAGACTTAGAAACACAACAATTAGTGGATACACAAAATGCAAAAGTGGATGAGTAG